A single genomic interval of Bradyrhizobium japonicum USDA 6 harbors:
- a CDS encoding Hsp20/alpha crystallin family protein, with translation MQPKNPLDWMLSEALDSLTRAERLRQQFGRQEACWEPPIDVLETEHELLILVALPGVNPDNVETVILDGVLVISGQRTLPPELRNARIHRLELPQGRFERRIALPVGRYAISRFVMDGCVALRLAKS, from the coding sequence ATGCAACCCAAAAATCCCCTCGACTGGATGCTGTCCGAAGCCCTGGACTCGCTGACCCGCGCCGAACGGCTGCGCCAGCAGTTCGGCCGCCAGGAAGCCTGCTGGGAGCCGCCGATCGACGTGCTCGAGACCGAGCATGAGCTTTTGATCCTGGTCGCGCTTCCCGGCGTCAATCCCGACAACGTCGAGACGGTGATCCTCGACGGCGTGCTCGTCATCTCCGGCCAGCGCACGCTGCCGCCGGAGCTTCGCAACGCCCGCATCCACCGGCTCGAGCTGCCGCAGGGCCGCTTCGAGCGGCGCATTGCGCTTCCCGTCGGCCGCTACGCCATCAGCCGGTTCGTGATGGACGGCTGCGTCGCGCTGCGCCTCGCCAAATCCTGA